Proteins from a genomic interval of Niabella soli DSM 19437:
- a CDS encoding carboxymuconolactone decarboxylase family protein, which translates to MRLDYSKASPEGYRALLGMYGYLRNSALSPALLDIVYLKVSQINGCPYCVDLHWQDAIKAGVEGRKLNAVSNWKHMPFFTEAERAALALAEEVTLLPDQEVSDGVYEKARQYFNDKDLLDLSFAIAHMNMLNRVAITFHKVPEK; encoded by the coding sequence ATGCGTCTTGATTACAGTAAAGCATCGCCTGAAGGGTACAGAGCCCTGTTGGGTATGTATGGATATCTGAGGAACAGCGCTCTTTCCCCGGCATTATTGGATATCGTATATCTGAAAGTGTCCCAGATAAACGGTTGTCCCTATTGTGTGGACCTGCACTGGCAGGATGCTATAAAAGCCGGCGTGGAGGGCCGCAAACTGAATGCCGTTTCCAACTGGAAGCATATGCCTTTTTTTACGGAAGCAGAACGGGCGGCATTGGCGCTGGCCGAAGAAGTTACGCTGCTTCCGGACCAGGAAGTGAGTGACGGGGTATATGAAAAGGCCCGGCAATATTTTAATGACAAGGACCTGCTCGACCTCAGCTTTGCCATCGCGCACATGAATATGCTGAACCGGGTGGCGATCACCTTTCACAAGGTGCCGGAAAAATAA
- a CDS encoding efflux RND transporter periplasmic adaptor subunit: MILKSTASCLLLAVCILACTEKKKTAAPNQKRGSEKVDVYIVKTEPYSETIEVPGSIVANEVTEIHPEVSGRVVQLNVREGQFVSRGVVLARIYDGDLQAQLNKLEAQLKIAQVNENRAQQLVNIQGISKQDYDNSVLAVKNIQADMALVKTEISRTIVRAPFSGKMGLKEISPGAYVSPATVIATINQVSALKIDFTVPEKYTGQILNGQIVNFTVEGSPRAYTAKVMARESNITVTNRSLTVRGLVTGSTQGLIPGSFAKVTINFAPRPNTVFIPTQSVIPNIRGKQVLLVTGGKALFSDVETGARDSSRVEILKGLKQGDTILTTGIMTTRPGSKIRINKIVN, encoded by the coding sequence TTGATCCTGAAATCAACGGCCTCCTGCCTGTTACTGGCAGTGTGCATACTGGCTTGTACTGAGAAGAAAAAAACAGCAGCGCCGAATCAAAAACGGGGGAGCGAAAAGGTAGATGTCTATATTGTAAAAACCGAGCCTTATTCTGAAACCATTGAGGTACCAGGATCGATTGTTGCCAATGAGGTTACTGAAATCCATCCCGAAGTTTCGGGGAGGGTGGTACAACTGAATGTCAGGGAAGGCCAGTTCGTATCCCGGGGTGTGGTGCTGGCCAGGATCTATGATGGCGACCTGCAGGCCCAACTGAACAAATTGGAGGCCCAGCTAAAAATAGCACAGGTCAATGAGAACCGCGCGCAGCAACTGGTCAATATTCAGGGCATCAGCAAACAGGATTATGACAACAGCGTGCTGGCCGTAAAAAATATTCAGGCCGACATGGCGCTGGTTAAAACCGAAATATCAAGAACAATTGTTCGTGCGCCTTTCAGTGGTAAAATGGGTTTAAAAGAAATCAGCCCGGGAGCTTATGTATCACCTGCAACTGTTATTGCTACCATCAACCAGGTAAGCGCTTTAAAAATTGATTTTACCGTTCCCGAAAAATATACTGGTCAGATATTGAATGGCCAAATAGTAAATTTCACCGTGGAAGGCAGTCCCCGCGCTTATACAGCAAAAGTAATGGCGCGGGAATCCAATATTACTGTTACTAACAGAAGCTTAACGGTCCGGGGCCTGGTTACGGGAAGCACCCAGGGACTGATCCCCGGATCCTTTGCTAAAGTAACGATCAATTTTGCTCCAAGGCCAAATACAGTTTTTATACCTACCCAATCCGTTATTCCCAATATAAGAGGCAAGCAAGTACTATTGGTAACAGGTGGTAAAGCCTTGTTTTCAGATGTGGAAACAGGTGCCAGGGACTCTTCCCGGGTAGAAATATTAAAGGGCTTAAAACAGGGGGATACCATTCTTACCACTGGCATTATGACCACCCGGCCAGGGTCAAAGATCAGGATAAATAAAATAGTTAATTGA
- a CDS encoding acyltransferase family protein — protein sequence MKYLSLMQQPSPRLLSLDFMRGLIMVLLALESTGLYEHLSHASAGTWFEGIMQQFFHHPWHGLHFWDLIQPGFMFMAGVAMAYSLQKQKQRDYTWNRSLKKTLRRSGWLFFWGVLDYAVRKTGLSFELWDVLTQLSFTTLVAFLIFEWRVTTQLVVCALLLLLTEALYRFTNIPGFDQPFTDQHNFGNYVDLLLMNKINRGGWVAINCIPTAVHTIAGALAGKLFLSNKGNKVKPLLIWGAICLVAGYGLDAAGITPIIKRIATSSFTLASLGWCLLGLAFCYWWIDVLNHKKRLQFFLVIGMNSLFIYLFFEIVGHRWFNEYITAISGGLMQIIKVPELPRAILSSLCIFGLEWGMCYFLYKKKIFFRL from the coding sequence TTGAAGTATCTTTCGCTTATGCAACAACCATCGCCCCGATTGCTTTCGCTTGATTTTATGCGTGGATTGATAATGGTATTGCTGGCGCTGGAAAGCACCGGTTTATACGAGCATTTATCCCATGCATCCGCCGGTACCTGGTTTGAGGGTATTATGCAGCAGTTCTTTCACCATCCCTGGCATGGCCTGCATTTTTGGGATCTCATTCAGCCGGGATTCATGTTTATGGCCGGCGTGGCAATGGCGTATTCGCTCCAAAAACAAAAGCAGCGGGATTATACCTGGAACCGGTCGCTTAAAAAAACGTTACGGCGCAGCGGGTGGCTGTTCTTTTGGGGGGTACTGGACTATGCCGTGAGGAAAACAGGCTTGTCCTTTGAGTTGTGGGATGTACTGACGCAGTTGTCGTTTACAACCCTGGTCGCTTTTCTGATATTTGAATGGCGCGTAACGACGCAGCTTGTGGTCTGCGCCCTGCTTTTATTATTAACGGAGGCCCTGTACCGGTTTACCAATATCCCCGGTTTTGATCAGCCGTTTACGGACCAGCATAATTTCGGGAATTATGTAGACCTGCTTTTGATGAATAAAATAAATCGCGGGGGATGGGTGGCCATCAATTGTATTCCTACTGCCGTGCATACCATCGCTGGCGCTTTGGCGGGCAAACTGTTTTTAAGCAACAAGGGCAATAAAGTAAAACCGCTTTTAATTTGGGGAGCGATCTGCCTTGTTGCGGGATATGGGTTAGACGCTGCCGGTATTACGCCCATTATAAAACGTATTGCAACCTCCTCCTTTACGCTGGCTTCGTTAGGCTGGTGTTTGTTGGGGCTGGCGTTTTGTTATTGGTGGATCGATGTGCTGAATCATAAAAAACGGCTGCAGTTTTTCCTGGTGATCGGAATGAATTCACTTTTCATTTATTTGTTTTTCGAGATTGTGGGGCACCGGTGGTTTAATGAATACATCACCGCAATAAGCGGCGGCCTGATGCAAATAATAAAAGTACCTGAACTGCCACGGGCGATTCTTTCATCCCTTTGTATTTTCGGACTGGAGTGGGGGATGTGTTATTTTCTTTATAAGAAGAAAATCTTTTTTAGGTTGTAG
- a CDS encoding 5-(carboxyamino)imidazole ribonucleotide synthase: MQKVGILGGGQLGRMLLQAAANYPVETFVLENDDHCPAAHLCDHFTKGDIKDYDAVYNFGKNLDTITIEIENVNVDALEALEKEGVTVIPHPSVLRTIRNKATQKKYYTDHQIPTSEYILTHNIQELADQAHFFPAVHKIAEGGYDGRGVQIIETEQDVAKGFDAMSVLEKQVTIEKEIAFMIAISRSGDIAIYPPVQMIFDKGLNLLDFQLCPAEMEEKTYWKAEAIALTTVKNFNSPGIFAVELFVTPEGNVLVNETAPRVHNSGHHTIEAHYSSQFDMVWRILLNYPLGSTEAIMPSVMLNILGKDGFSGEAHYEGLKELLKIENAFFHLYGKKQTKPGRKMGHVTVISNEKADLLHKANKIKHGLSVISHTRD, encoded by the coding sequence ATGCAAAAAGTAGGTATCCTAGGAGGTGGTCAGTTAGGCCGCATGTTATTACAGGCGGCGGCCAATTACCCGGTTGAAACATTTGTACTTGAAAATGATGACCATTGTCCGGCGGCACATCTCTGCGACCATTTTACCAAAGGAGATATCAAAGATTATGACGCCGTTTACAATTTTGGCAAGAACCTGGATACCATCACCATTGAAATCGAGAATGTAAATGTGGATGCCCTGGAGGCGCTCGAAAAAGAAGGGGTAACGGTGATCCCGCATCCTTCTGTATTGAGAACGATCCGCAACAAAGCCACTCAGAAAAAATATTATACCGACCACCAGATACCTACATCCGAATATATACTTACCCATAATATCCAGGAGCTGGCGGACCAGGCGCATTTTTTCCCGGCGGTGCACAAAATCGCTGAAGGCGGCTACGATGGCCGTGGGGTGCAGATCATAGAAACTGAACAGGACGTTGCAAAGGGTTTTGACGCTATGTCGGTGCTGGAAAAACAGGTAACCATCGAAAAGGAAATAGCGTTCATGATTGCCATTTCCCGCTCGGGCGATATAGCCATCTACCCTCCGGTACAAATGATCTTTGATAAAGGGTTGAACCTGCTCGATTTCCAGTTATGCCCCGCCGAAATGGAAGAAAAAACCTATTGGAAGGCGGAAGCCATTGCATTAACGACCGTAAAGAACTTTAACTCTCCCGGTATTTTCGCCGTTGAACTTTTTGTAACCCCCGAAGGCAATGTGCTGGTTAATGAAACCGCCCCCCGCGTGCATAACAGCGGTCATCACACCATTGAAGCCCATTACAGTTCGCAGTTTGATATGGTTTGGCGCATCCTGCTAAATTATCCTTTGGGTAGCACCGAGGCGATCATGCCCTCGGTAATGCTTAATATTCTGGGGAAAGACGGTTTTTCCGGCGAAGCCCACTATGAGGGCCTGAAGGAGCTGTTGAAAATAGAGAACGCTTTTTTTCACCTGTATGGCAAAAAGCAAACCAAGCCCGGCCGCAAAATGGGCCATGTAACCGTCATCAGCAATGAAAAGGCTGATTTATTACATAAGGCTAATAAAATTAAACATGGGCTTTCCGTAATCAGCCACACCAGGGATTAG
- the leuB gene encoding 3-isopropylmalate dehydrogenase: protein MKKNILIVPGDGIGQEVTAVGKKVLDKIAAKYGHEFVYDEALIGHAAIEATGNPLPDESLEKMKKSDAVLFGAVGHPKYDNDPSAKVRPEQGLLKMRKELGLYANLRPIKLFDELLSASSIKPEILKGADILFFRELTGDIYFGEKGRKDNGDTAYDIAQYSRYEVERIARKAFEAARTRGKKLCSVDKANVIETSRLWREVVQQVAKEYPDVQVEHQFVDATAMLLIKDPKRFDVVVTANLFGDILTDEASQIAGSMGMLASASIGDGTGVYEPIHGSAHDITGKGIANPMASVLSAALLLDISFGLKKESEDVINAVDQVLKAGFRTGDIADSTTPKEKILGTDAIGLEILSRI, encoded by the coding sequence ATGAAAAAAAATATTCTCATTGTTCCCGGGGACGGGATTGGTCAGGAAGTGACCGCCGTAGGTAAAAAAGTATTAGATAAGATCGCAGCCAAATATGGTCATGAATTTGTTTATGATGAAGCGTTGATCGGTCATGCTGCTATTGAAGCAACAGGAAACCCGCTGCCGGATGAAAGCCTGGAAAAAATGAAAAAATCAGATGCCGTATTATTCGGTGCCGTAGGGCATCCCAAATACGATAATGACCCTTCTGCCAAAGTGCGGCCGGAACAGGGATTATTAAAGATGCGCAAAGAACTGGGTCTTTACGCCAACCTGCGCCCGATAAAATTATTCGACGAACTGCTGAGCGCCTCCAGCATTAAACCCGAGATCTTAAAAGGCGCGGATATCTTATTTTTCCGCGAGTTGACCGGCGACATTTATTTTGGGGAAAAAGGCCGCAAAGACAACGGCGATACCGCTTATGATATCGCACAATACAGTCGTTACGAAGTAGAGCGTATCGCCCGCAAAGCCTTTGAAGCCGCCCGCACCCGTGGTAAAAAATTGTGCTCGGTTGATAAAGCCAATGTGATTGAGACCAGTCGCCTCTGGCGCGAAGTGGTGCAGCAGGTAGCTAAAGAATATCCCGATGTGCAGGTAGAGCACCAGTTTGTGGATGCTACCGCCATGTTGTTGATCAAAGACCCTAAACGTTTTGATGTAGTGGTTACAGCTAACTTATTTGGTGACATTCTCACAGATGAAGCTTCCCAGATCGCCGGATCAATGGGTATGCTGGCTTCGGCTTCTATAGGCGACGGCACCGGCGTTTATGAACCGATACATGGCTCAGCGCACGATATTACCGGCAAAGGCATTGCCAACCCTATGGCTTCTGTATTGTCCGCGGCGTTGTTGCTCGATATTTCTTTTGGTCTGAAAAAAGAAAGCGAAGACGTGATCAATGCGGTGGACCAGGTATTAAAAGCCGGATTCCGCACGGGCGATATTGCAGATAGCACCACTCCGAAAGAAAAAATATTGGGAACAGACGCTATTGGTTTGGAAATTTTAAGCCGGATTTAA
- a CDS encoding efflux RND transporter permease subunit — translation MNISELSLRRPVLAIVMNIVIIVFGIIGFKFLGVRDYPAIDPPNISVRTSYAGANADIVESQITEPLEDAINGIPGIRNITSSSSNGSSNINVEFDVGADLETAANDVRDKVSAAQRQLPPDLEAPSSVSKADASADPILAMTVQSDTKNPMELTEYATNVLVDRLQTIPGVSSIDTWGEKRFAMRLWLDPNKMAAFGITSGDIQTALQRENIELPSGKLTGDNTELTIRTFGRLDTEEEFANIVIKNINGADIRVKDVAKVVLGPENEESQLKESAVPMIALAVVPQPGANYVSISDEFYKRIEEIKKEVPKDIKLNIALDQTDYIKKSITEVEETLFIAIGLVIIIIYLFFRDWILSIRPLLDIPVSLIGAFFIMYLLGYTINVLSLLAIVLATGLVVDDGIVVTENIFKRLEKGVGKHKAALDGSKEIYFAVIATSITLAVVFLPIVFLQGFVGRLFREFGIVVAGAVLISAFVSLTLTPVLNVLVAKKDVHKHSWFYKKTEPFFTGMERLYEKSLKGFMKIRWMAWVLIAACLGIIVFVGTHIQSELAPMEDKSQFRLNLTAPEGTSFYAMDKYVDKVSQFLIDSVPENEIVLSVTGSRSSGNANSGFVRVRLVPPGERKRSQKEIVEYVNRHISKFTEARAFAIQDQTIQVNRRGGQAVQFVLQNNNFDTLSVVLPRFLEEVSESPVFQQADADLKFNKPELRVHVDRLKAAQLGVTIADVSQALQTAYSNQRLGYFTRSGKQYQVMAQVDRINRDDPNDLKKIYVRNSAGQLISLDNITTAVESTTPPTIYHFNRYKSATISAGLTEGHTVGDGVAEMNRIATKVLNESFTTSLTGSARDFAESSGNTSFAFLLALGLIYLILAAQFESFVDPFIIMITVPLALAGALLSLWIFGQTLNIFSQIGMIMLIGLVTKNGILIVEFANQSRKRKMGKADAVVFAAGQRLRPILMTSMAMALGALPIALSLGAAATSRIPLGIVIVGGIIFSLALTLYVIPAVYSYMSANKKNKEFDEVLQAEEATQPPHPLDNEE, via the coding sequence ATGAATATTTCGGAGTTAAGTTTACGAAGGCCGGTCTTAGCAATCGTGATGAACATCGTCATCATCGTATTTGGTATTATCGGCTTTAAATTTTTAGGAGTGCGCGATTATCCGGCCATCGATCCGCCCAATATCAGCGTGCGTACCAGCTATGCCGGGGCCAACGCTGATATTGTTGAGTCGCAAATAACCGAGCCCCTTGAAGATGCCATAAACGGGATCCCCGGAATCCGGAACATCACTTCCAGCAGCAGTAACGGAAGCAGTAATATTAATGTTGAATTTGATGTAGGCGCTGATCTGGAAACGGCGGCCAATGACGTACGGGATAAAGTTTCAGCAGCCCAAAGACAACTGCCGCCCGATCTTGAAGCCCCCTCCTCCGTTAGCAAGGCTGATGCGAGCGCCGACCCGATATTGGCCATGACGGTGCAAAGCGACACCAAAAATCCTATGGAACTGACCGAATATGCCACCAATGTGCTTGTAGACCGGTTGCAAACCATTCCAGGGGTGAGCAGTATTGATACCTGGGGCGAAAAACGGTTCGCCATGCGTCTTTGGCTCGACCCTAATAAAATGGCCGCATTTGGAATTACTTCGGGCGACATACAAACAGCCTTGCAGCGGGAGAATATTGAGTTACCTTCAGGAAAACTGACCGGTGATAATACAGAGCTGACCATACGGACCTTTGGCCGGCTTGATACGGAAGAAGAATTTGCAAATATTGTTATTAAAAATATAAACGGCGCCGATATACGGGTAAAAGATGTGGCCAAAGTGGTGCTGGGGCCGGAGAATGAAGAATCGCAGTTAAAAGAAAGCGCCGTTCCCATGATCGCTTTGGCGGTGGTACCGCAACCCGGCGCCAATTACGTTTCCATTTCTGACGAATTTTACAAACGCATCGAAGAGATCAAAAAAGAAGTTCCGAAGGATATAAAACTGAATATCGCCCTGGACCAGACCGATTATATTAAAAAATCGATCACCGAAGTTGAAGAAACCCTTTTTATAGCTATTGGCCTGGTAATTATTATCATTTATCTTTTTTTCAGGGACTGGATCCTTTCCATACGCCCCCTTTTAGATATCCCGGTTTCCCTGATCGGTGCTTTCTTTATTATGTACCTCCTGGGGTATACCATCAATGTGCTTTCACTACTTGCCATTGTTTTGGCAACAGGGCTGGTGGTAGATGACGGGATCGTAGTGACGGAGAATATTTTCAAAAGGCTTGAAAAAGGCGTGGGCAAACACAAGGCGGCGCTCGACGGCTCAAAAGAAATATACTTTGCCGTTATTGCCACGTCGATCACCCTGGCGGTCGTTTTCCTCCCCATTGTGTTCCTGCAGGGATTTGTAGGACGGCTTTTCAGGGAATTTGGTATTGTGGTAGCCGGTGCGGTATTGATATCGGCATTCGTATCGCTCACCCTAACGCCGGTGCTGAATGTGCTGGTTGCAAAAAAAGATGTGCATAAGCATTCCTGGTTCTATAAAAAGACCGAGCCTTTTTTTACAGGCATGGAGCGGCTGTATGAAAAAAGCCTGAAAGGGTTTATGAAAATAAGATGGATGGCCTGGGTACTGATAGCCGCCTGCCTGGGCATCATTGTTTTCGTGGGCACCCATATACAATCAGAGCTGGCGCCGATGGAAGACAAGAGCCAGTTCCGGCTCAACCTCACCGCGCCGGAAGGAACTTCGTTCTACGCAATGGATAAATATGTTGACAAAGTATCCCAGTTCCTGATCGATTCCGTTCCGGAAAATGAGATCGTCCTTTCCGTTACCGGTTCCCGTTCCAGCGGCAATGCCAACTCAGGGTTTGTAAGGGTGCGGCTGGTACCGCCCGGTGAGCGAAAGCGGTCGCAAAAAGAGATTGTGGAGTATGTAAACCGGCATATTTCAAAATTCACCGAGGCGCGCGCATTTGCTATACAGGATCAAACCATACAGGTAAACCGGCGCGGCGGGCAGGCGGTTCAGTTTGTGCTCCAGAATAATAATTTTGATACCCTGTCTGTGGTATTGCCCCGCTTCCTGGAGGAAGTGAGCGAAAGCCCTGTTTTTCAGCAGGCGGATGCCGACCTGAAATTTAACAAGCCTGAACTGAGGGTGCATGTAGACCGGTTAAAAGCGGCCCAGTTGGGCGTTACCATTGCCGATGTATCGCAGGCATTACAAACCGCCTACAGCAATCAGCGGCTGGGCTATTTTACCCGCAGCGGCAAACAATACCAAGTGATGGCCCAGGTAGACCGGATCAACCGGGACGACCCCAATGATCTTAAAAAAATATACGTAAGAAATAGTGCCGGGCAGCTTATCAGCCTGGATAATATCACCACCGCAGTAGAATCCACCACACCGCCTACCATTTATCATTTTAACCGGTATAAATCTGCTACCATTTCCGCAGGGCTTACAGAGGGGCATACGGTTGGCGACGGAGTGGCGGAAATGAACCGCATCGCCACAAAAGTGCTGAATGAATCCTTTACTACATCACTGACCGGCTCCGCGCGTGACTTTGCGGAAAGCAGCGGTAATACCAGTTTTGCTTTTCTGCTGGCGCTGGGACTTATTTATCTCATCCTTGCCGCACAATTTGAAAGTTTTGTTGATCCGTTTATTATCATGATCACCGTACCGCTGGCATTAGCAGGCGCCTTGTTATCTTTATGGATCTTTGGTCAGACCCTGAATATATTTTCCCAGATAGGGATGATCATGCTGATTGGCCTGGTTACCAAGAACGGGATCCTTATTGTTGAATTTGCCAACCAAAGCCGGAAGCGGAAAATGGGCAAGGCCGATGCGGTAGTTTTCGCTGCCGGGCAACGGCTGCGCCCCATATTAATGACCAGCATGGCCATGGCCCTGGGCGCCTTGCCTATCGCCCTTTCATTGGGCGCCGCCGCCACCAGCCGTATCCCTTTAGGGATCGTAATTGTGGGCGGGATCATCTTCTCGCTGGCATTAACCCTTTATGTAATTCCGGCTGTGTACAGCTATATGTCCGCCAACAAAAAAAATAAAGAATTTGACGAAGTGCTTCAGGCGGAAGAAGCCACACAACCCCCACACCCCCTGGACAATGAGGAATAA